The Xiphias gladius isolate SHS-SW01 ecotype Sanya breed wild chromosome 4, ASM1685928v1, whole genome shotgun sequence genome includes a window with the following:
- the fzd3a gene encoding frizzled-3a isoform X2 translates to MDLLWVLSVSMVTVCVAIPMDAGVGSHSLFTCEPITLRMCQGLPYNSTFMPNILNNYDQQTAALAMEPFHPMVNLQCSPVLRMFLCALYAPVCTEYGRMTLPCRHFCLQAKSDCYKLMDMFGVRWPEEMNCNRFPDCDEPYPRPVDLLSSSDTTKSPISVQRDYGFWCPRELKIDPELGYSFMGVRDCSPPCPNMYFTREELTFARYFIGLVSIICLSATLFTFLTFLIDVSRFRYPERPIIFYAVCYMMVSLVFFLGFLLEDKVSCNAANPGRFRASTVTQGSHNKACTLLFMVLYFFTMAGSVWWVILTITWFLAAVPKWGSEAIEKKALLFHACAWGIPGILTVTLLAMNKIEGDSVSGICFVGLYNLTALRWFLLVPLGLDVVVGVALLLAGIAALNRVRMEIPLEKENQEKLVKFMIRIGVFSLLYLVPLLTVLACYLYENSYRAIWETTWVQERCRDYHIPCPYQVESTSHPDLVLFLIKYLMMLIVGIPSVFWVGSKKTCFEWASFFHGKRRKDGLVNESRQVLQEPDFAQLLLRDPNTPIVRKSQGTSTQGTSTHASSTHLAMLDEPPSASTSRAGSVRSTRSKMSSYQGSLHCSRDGRYTASSFRATDDRLPYDSMPRLNDQTQSRHCSTNRLDSLSRHGSTQRLESQSRHSSIRDLSSATQAVLGVPGNGIHRLLEEDGAAA, encoded by the exons ATGGATCTCCTGTGGGTACTGTCAGTGTCCATGGTGACGGTGTGCGTTGCCATCCCCATGGATGCGGGAGTGGGGAGCCACAGTCTGTTCACCTGTGAGCCCATCACCCTGCGCATGTGTCAGGGGCTGCCCTACAACTCCACATTCATGCCCAACATACTGAACAACTACGACCAGCAAACTGCCGCTCTTGCCATGGAG CCATTCCATCCCATGGTGAACCTGCAGTGCTCTCCAGTGCTTAGGATGTTTCTGTGCGCGCTATACGCTCCAGTGTGCACAGAGTACGGGCGAATGACTCTCCCCTGCCGCCACTTCTGTCTGCAAGCCAAGAGCGACTGCTACAAACTAATGGACATGTTTGGTGTCAGATGGCCGGAGGAGATGAACTGCAACAG GTTCCCAGACTGTGACGAGCCCTACCCCCGTCCTGTAGACCTCCTGTCCAGCTCAGACACAACCAAATCCCCCATCTCTGTCCAGAGAGACTATGGCTTCTGGTGTCCACGTGAACTCAAGATTGACCCTGAACTTGGCTACTCTTTCATGGGGGTTCGGGACTGCTCACCACCCTGTCCCAACATGTACTTCACACGGGAGGAGCTGACGTTTGCCCGCTACTTCATCGGGTTGGTGTCCATCATCTGCCTGTCTGCCACGCTTTTCACCTTCCTGACTTTTCTCATCGACGTGTCACGATTCCGTTACCCAGAGCGCCCGATTATATTTTACGCCGTTTGCTACATGATGGTGTCCCTGGTGTTCTTCCTTGGGTTTCTGTTAGAGGACAAAGTTTCCTGTAATGCAGCAAATCCTGGGAGGTTTAGAGCTTCAACAGTGACTCAAGGCTCCCATAATAAG GCCTGCACTCTTCTCTTTATGGTGCTATATTTCTTCACTATGGCTGGCAGTGTCTGGTGGGTCATTCTGACCATCACCTGGTTCCTGGCTGCTGTTCCCAAGTGGGGCAGTGAAGCTATAGAGAAGAAGGCTCTCCTTTTCCATGCCTGTGCTTGGGGCATCCCTGGTATCCTCACCGTAACTCTGCTCGCCATGAACAAGATTGAGGGAGACAGTGTCAGTGGTATTTGCTTCGTGGGACTTTACAACTTGACGGCACTGCGTTGGTTCCTATTGGTCCCACTAGGACTGGACGTAGTG GTCGGTGTGGCGTTGCTTCTGGCAGGCATAGCAGCACTAAACCGAGTCCGCATGGAGATCCCATTGGAGAAGGAGAACCAGGAGAAACTGGTCAAGTTCATGATTCGTATCGGTGTGTTCTCCTTACTCTACCTGGTCCCCTTGCTGACTGTTCTGGCCTGCTACCTTTATGAGAACAGCTACAGAGCTATCTGGGAGACGACATGGGTGCAGGAGAGGTGTAGAGACTACCACATCCCCTGCCCCTACCAG GTGGAGAGTACCAGTCATCCTGACCTGGTCTTGTTCCTCATCAAGTACCTGATGATGCTGATCGTAGGAATCCCCTCTGTTTTCTGGGTGGGCAGTAAGAAGACCTGTTTCGAGTGGGCCAGCTTCTTCCACGGCAAGAGACGCAAAGA TGGGTTGGTAAACGAGAGCCGACAGGTGCTCCAGGAGCCCGACTTTGCCCAGCTGCTGCTTAGGGACCCTAACACACCCATCGTGAGGAAGTCGCAGGGCACGTCCACCCAGGGTACCTCCACCCATGCCTCCTCTACCCACCTGGCCATGCTGGATGAACCACCCAGTGCCAGCACCAGCCGAGCTGGCTCCGTTCGCAGCACACGCTCAAAAATGAGTAGTTATCAAGGCAGCCTGCACTGCTCCAGAGATGGCAG ATACACAGCCTCCAGTTTCCGGGCAACTGATGACCGACTGCCCTATGATAGCATGCCTCGCCTCAACGACCAAACACAGTCCAGGCACTGCAGCACCAATCGCCTAGACAGCCTATCACGGCACGGTTCCACCCAGCGGCTGGAAAGCCAGTCGCGGCACAGCAGCATCAGGGACCTGAGCAGTGCCACCCAAGCTGTTCTCGGCGTCCCTGGAAATGGAATTCACAGACTCCTGGAGGAGGACGGAGCTGCAGCCTGA
- the fzd3a gene encoding frizzled-3a isoform X1: MDLLWVLSVSMVTVCVAIPMDAGVGSHSLFTCEPITLRMCQGLPYNSTFMPNILNNYDQQTAALAMEPFHPMVNLQCSPVLRMFLCALYAPVCTEYGRMTLPCRHFCLQAKSDCYKLMDMFGVRWPEEMNCNRFPDCDEPYPRPVDLLSSSDTTKSPISVQRDYGFWCPRELKIDPELGYSFMGVRDCSPPCPNMYFTREELTFARYFIGLVSIICLSATLFTFLTFLIDVSRFRYPERPIIFYAVCYMMVSLVFFLGFLLEDKVSCNAANPGRFRASTVTQGSHNKACTLLFMVLYFFTMAGSVWWVILTITWFLAAVPKWGSEAIEKKALLFHACAWGIPGILTVTLLAMNKIEGDSVSGICFVGLYNLTALRWFLLVPLGLDVVVGVALLLAGIAALNRVRMEIPLEKENQEKLVKFMIRIGVFSLLYLVPLLTVLACYLYENSYRAIWETTWVQERCRDYHIPCPYQVESTSHPDLVLFLIKYLMMLIVGIPSVFWVGSKKTCFEWASFFHGKRRKEALNPSPTTCSTHSSILCYNTTTFPLSLPTLLRLSLPSLPSLPFSSSSTPSLPSSFPCCSGLVNESRQVLQEPDFAQLLLRDPNTPIVRKSQGTSTQGTSTHASSTHLAMLDEPPSASTSRAGSVRSTRSKMSSYQGSLHCSRDGRYTASSFRATDDRLPYDSMPRLNDQTQSRHCSTNRLDSLSRHGSTQRLESQSRHSSIRDLSSATQAVLGVPGNGIHRLLEEDGAAA, encoded by the exons ATGGATCTCCTGTGGGTACTGTCAGTGTCCATGGTGACGGTGTGCGTTGCCATCCCCATGGATGCGGGAGTGGGGAGCCACAGTCTGTTCACCTGTGAGCCCATCACCCTGCGCATGTGTCAGGGGCTGCCCTACAACTCCACATTCATGCCCAACATACTGAACAACTACGACCAGCAAACTGCCGCTCTTGCCATGGAG CCATTCCATCCCATGGTGAACCTGCAGTGCTCTCCAGTGCTTAGGATGTTTCTGTGCGCGCTATACGCTCCAGTGTGCACAGAGTACGGGCGAATGACTCTCCCCTGCCGCCACTTCTGTCTGCAAGCCAAGAGCGACTGCTACAAACTAATGGACATGTTTGGTGTCAGATGGCCGGAGGAGATGAACTGCAACAG GTTCCCAGACTGTGACGAGCCCTACCCCCGTCCTGTAGACCTCCTGTCCAGCTCAGACACAACCAAATCCCCCATCTCTGTCCAGAGAGACTATGGCTTCTGGTGTCCACGTGAACTCAAGATTGACCCTGAACTTGGCTACTCTTTCATGGGGGTTCGGGACTGCTCACCACCCTGTCCCAACATGTACTTCACACGGGAGGAGCTGACGTTTGCCCGCTACTTCATCGGGTTGGTGTCCATCATCTGCCTGTCTGCCACGCTTTTCACCTTCCTGACTTTTCTCATCGACGTGTCACGATTCCGTTACCCAGAGCGCCCGATTATATTTTACGCCGTTTGCTACATGATGGTGTCCCTGGTGTTCTTCCTTGGGTTTCTGTTAGAGGACAAAGTTTCCTGTAATGCAGCAAATCCTGGGAGGTTTAGAGCTTCAACAGTGACTCAAGGCTCCCATAATAAG GCCTGCACTCTTCTCTTTATGGTGCTATATTTCTTCACTATGGCTGGCAGTGTCTGGTGGGTCATTCTGACCATCACCTGGTTCCTGGCTGCTGTTCCCAAGTGGGGCAGTGAAGCTATAGAGAAGAAGGCTCTCCTTTTCCATGCCTGTGCTTGGGGCATCCCTGGTATCCTCACCGTAACTCTGCTCGCCATGAACAAGATTGAGGGAGACAGTGTCAGTGGTATTTGCTTCGTGGGACTTTACAACTTGACGGCACTGCGTTGGTTCCTATTGGTCCCACTAGGACTGGACGTAGTG GTCGGTGTGGCGTTGCTTCTGGCAGGCATAGCAGCACTAAACCGAGTCCGCATGGAGATCCCATTGGAGAAGGAGAACCAGGAGAAACTGGTCAAGTTCATGATTCGTATCGGTGTGTTCTCCTTACTCTACCTGGTCCCCTTGCTGACTGTTCTGGCCTGCTACCTTTATGAGAACAGCTACAGAGCTATCTGGGAGACGACATGGGTGCAGGAGAGGTGTAGAGACTACCACATCCCCTGCCCCTACCAG GTGGAGAGTACCAGTCATCCTGACCTGGTCTTGTTCCTCATCAAGTACCTGATGATGCTGATCGTAGGAATCCCCTCTGTTTTCTGGGTGGGCAGTAAGAAGACCTGTTTCGAGTGGGCCAGCTTCTTCCACGGCAAGAGACGCAAAGA AGCATTAAACCCCTCTCCCACCACCTGCTCCACACACTCCTCCATCCTCTGCTACAACACCACTaccttccccctctccctccccaccCTCCTGCGTCTCTCCCTGCCATCTCTGCCTTcactccccttctcctcctcctccaccccttcCTTGCCCTCTTCTTTCCCCTGCTGCAGTGGGTTGGTAAACGAGAGCCGACAGGTGCTCCAGGAGCCCGACTTTGCCCAGCTGCTGCTTAGGGACCCTAACACACCCATCGTGAGGAAGTCGCAGGGCACGTCCACCCAGGGTACCTCCACCCATGCCTCCTCTACCCACCTGGCCATGCTGGATGAACCACCCAGTGCCAGCACCAGCCGAGCTGGCTCCGTTCGCAGCACACGCTCAAAAATGAGTAGTTATCAAGGCAGCCTGCACTGCTCCAGAGATGGCAG ATACACAGCCTCCAGTTTCCGGGCAACTGATGACCGACTGCCCTATGATAGCATGCCTCGCCTCAACGACCAAACACAGTCCAGGCACTGCAGCACCAATCGCCTAGACAGCCTATCACGGCACGGTTCCACCCAGCGGCTGGAAAGCCAGTCGCGGCACAGCAGCATCAGGGACCTGAGCAGTGCCACCCAAGCTGTTCTCGGCGTCCCTGGAAATGGAATTCACAGACTCCTGGAGGAGGACGGAGCTGCAGCCTGA